The nucleotide sequence CCGAGAACGAGCCGCGGCGATCGCATCATAGATAACTGCCGCTGCGTCAGAGCCGGTCGTCTGCCTAATCACCTCAACGCCCGCTCGTTCCCCCCATACAACTAACTGTTCAATCGCAGCTGCACGAAAAGTATCGCCCGCAGCTAGCATTACTTTTTTACCTTGTGAGCGATAATAATGTGCCATTTTGCCAATTGTCGTGGTCTTTCCCACACCATTGACACCGACTAAAAGTACAATTGTAAGGCCTGTGTCTACCATATTCATGGCTGTGGGATTTTCATGTAAAATATCAACGATCAATTGCCGCAAAACTGGAATCAATTGATCTGCAGTACTAAGCTTTTGTTTACGCGCTTCTTTTTCTATGCGTTCAAGTAAATATTGTGATGTGGCTACGCCCATATCTGCAGCTAAAAGTGCATCTTCTAATTCCTCATACACCTGTGCATCAATTTTGCGACGAAATAAAGCACTTTCTACTCGTTCTGTAAATCGTTGCCGCGTCTTTGATAAACCATCTTTTAGGCGTTCAAAAAAACCCATGTGCTTTGCCTCTTTCTATCATTCGCCTTTGTGGCGTTATGCAGAAGCCGTTTCTTCTTCTAAAACTCGTACTGACACCAATTTCGAAACACCAGAATCTTGCATCGTCACACCGTACAGCACGTCTGCCGCTTCCATAGTACCACGACGATGTGTAATCACTACAAACTGCGTTTGTCGCGCAAAGCTTTGTAAGTAATCTGCAAATCGACTCACATTCGCCTCATCAAGAGCTGCCTCAACCTCATCTAGCACACAAAAAGGTACTGGTTTCACGTGTAGAATCGCAAATAATAAGGCTAGCGCAGTAAGTGCACGCTCACCCCCTGAAAGCAAGGATAAGGTTTGCATCTTTTTCCCTGGTGGTTCAGCAGTAATCTCAATTCCTGATTGAAGCGGATTCGCCTCATCGAGCAAGAACACATCTGCCTGTCCACCCTCAAAAAGCGATGCAAAGACTTCTCGAAAGTGTCGTCTAATATCTGCAAACGACTCCATAAAACGTGTAGACATTTCTAAATCGATGTCGCTAATTAATGCCTGCAATTGCTCTCTAGCATGCGTCAAATCACTAGCTTCTGTTTGCAAAAACAACTGCCGTTCACGCACTTGCTCATATTCTTCAATAGCCAATATATTTACTTCGCCTAGCGCATCCAATTGGCGTTTCAGATCTGCTAATTGAACTTTAGCACCATCTAGTGGTTCGATAAGTGGGTACCGTTGTTGAGCTAATTCAAAACCAAGTTCGTAATCATTCCTAAGGCTTTCAGTTTTAGTTTCAAGTTCTCCATCAAGTTTACTCAAATGAACGTCAACCTGATGCACTTTCTGTCTAAGTTTTAAAGATTCAGCTCGAATAGCTTGAGAAAAGTGGTCACTCGCTTCTATCTGCTGAAGCAAACTAGTGCGAATCATACGAACCGATTCGAGCAGCTTACTAACCTCACTTCGCGCTGCGATTGCCTCTGTGGCTAAGCGCTCCTGTTCCTGCAACACTTGACTTAGTTCTCCCATGCGCAAGATCATCTTCTGCTGTTCGCCATCAAGTCTCTCACTTTCAACCCTTAATGCATCTAGTTGAAGTGAAAGTTGATCGCCTGCAACAATTGCACCTCGCAATGCCTCTTCTTGCTCTGCAAGAGAAACTCGCAAGTCAGTTAGCAAATCATGATGACCTATCACCCTGGCTTCTTCCTGCAACATATGATCTTCAAGCGCCTTTAATTCACTTTCTGAGCGAGCCCCTTCTTCACTGATCACCTGTAAAGCAGATGCAAGTGCGTCCAATTGAGTTTCACAAATTCTCAGTTCATCAGTAACAAATTCACGTTCCTGTTCAAGTGCTTGCCGTTTACTCTCCACCGTTTTACATTCGGCTATGAGCATATTTTGTTTTAGATCGTAAGCACGAACTTGCTCTACCAGGCTACCTAATTCCGTTTGCAACTTCTCCCGTTTATCCCGAAGTGTTGTAACGTGTACTTGAGCATTCTTTTTATTCATTTGTACGGAGTCGAGTTTTACAGTTACTTCCTGCATCTGCTCTTCAAGTAATTGAATTTCGCGTGCTCTCCCAAGTAATGCAGTACCTCTGCGGCCTATACTACCACCTGTCATTGACCCACCAGGATTTACTACATCTCCGGCGATTGTAACTATACGAGTGCGATATTGCATCATCTTTGCAATCACATTGGCCTGCGCAAGTTGCTTTGCAATCACTACATTTCCAAGTAACGATTCAATAACCGCCTGATATTTTATATCAGTTTGAACGAGATCACTTGCAACTCCAAGAAAGCCATCTATGTTTGACATGGCTTGCACGTCGCGAACAGCCAATTTCCTCCCAGTAATCGTTACAAGAGGAAGAAATGTTGCCCGCCCCAATTGTCGCTTTTTTAGATATTCAATCGCCGCTCGCGCATCGCTTTCTGTTTCAACGACAACATGTTGCAAACTCCCACCGAGCGCTATTTCAATGGCAATCTCGTATTCTTTTGATACTTGTACAAGATCGGCTACAACTCCGTGAATCCCTTGTAACTCTGCCCGCTGTTTAGATCTTAGGATGGCCTTTGGTCCACTCGCATACCCATCTAAATCTCTCTGTAAATCTTGTAGCGTTCGATGTCGACTCTCAAGTTCGACCTTGTGTCGTTCCAATTGTTCTGCTGTAACACCAAGCTGCGAAAGATATTGTTCCTTTTTTAAGAGTTCTTCATAGAGAGCTTCAGATTGCATGGCGACATCTTTAGAAGATAACTCCAATGCTTGTCTATCGCTATTTAGATCCTCTGCATTTTTCTGTAATTGTGTAATCAATGTGTCCAATTCTACAATATCCCTGTCATAACGCTCCAGCTTTTGTACATGCTTTGTACGCTCTTGAGACAAAGTCTTTTGTTCATTGCGATCACTCGCTTGACGCCGCATCACTTCAATCATAGTGGCGCGAGATTCAGCTATCTTAGAACGCAATAAAGCAATAACACCTTGACCATCTTGTTCATCAAGTTTCACGCGAACTTCTTCACGAAGTGTTCTCACTTGCTGTTCAAGTACACTTACCTGATGTGCATTTAATTCCACATTTGTTTTTAAAGTCGCTTGCGAAGCGATGACTCGAACACGTTGTTCACGCAATGACTCTACTTGGGCTATCATGTGTTCTTGACGTTCAACACTAACTCGTCGATTGGCTTCACATTGTTCCATAGCCGACGTAGCATCGATAAACTCCGACGATAAAGCAGAGTACTCAGTCTCTACGTCATCAAATTGAGCTTTAATGTCTGACATCTGATTTTCAGACTCAGCCTCTTTTTGTTCCTGTAACATCAATTTTGCTTGCAATGCATCTTGTTCAGCCATCATAGCCATTCTTTTTTGCGATAAATCGTGAATATCCGCAGCCAGTACCATGATATGAAGCCGTTCTACTTCGCCTACTACTTGCTTATACTGTTTTGCAATCTCCGCTTTTTTCTCAAGTGCCAACACTTGCCCATCTAGTTCAGATAAAATATCTTGTACCCGGAGAAGATTCTGATCAGCCTCTGCTAACTTGCGTTCTGCTTCACGCCTTCGCCACTTAAACTTAACAATTCCAGCCGCCTCTTCAAAAACTCCACGACGCTCATCTGATTTATTTGATAAAATCTCCTCAATACGACCCTGTCCAATAATGGAATACGCCTCTCGACCCACACCCGTATCCATAAATAATTCAGAGATGTCTCTCAATCTACAGGGAGACTTATTGATCAGATACTCACTTTCTCCAGACCGATAGACTCTTCTAGTTACGGATACCTCTGCGTAATCAAGTGGAAGAACACGCTCACGATTATCGAGTGTGAGCGTTACTTCGCAAAAATTCACAGCTTTTCTTGCTTGACTACCTGAGAAAATAACATCTTCCATTTTCGCACCGCGCAACGATCGTGCACTTTGCTCACCAAGCACCCACCGAATGGCATCCGAAATATTGCTTTTACCGCTACCATTAGGACCTACAACTGCGGTGACTCCAGGTGCGATTTCTAACTCTATGCGATCTGCAAACGACTTGAATCCAAAAACATCTAACCGTTTTAAAAACATATCTACTCCACCCTATATGCGAGTCTCGCCATGGCGTGATCTAAAAGCACTCCAACAACGCGTACTTGCTACATACTTGCCTAACGATGGAGGGCTTTACGAGCGGCGTTTTGCTCTGCCTCTTTTTTAGAATGGCCAACGCCTTCTCCCCACAATGTGCCACCCACCATAACCTGAGCGACAAACTCACGATCATGTGCTGGACCGCGTTCTGCAATAATATCGTACATGAGGACGCCTAGATTCTGTTTTTGAACGTATTCTTGTAGCATGGTCTTATAGTCTCTGTGCAATCGTTCACCAACAATCTCAATGCGCGGATAAAAGTGTCGCGTCATGAATTGTTCAACAACATGCAACCCTTGATCCAAGAATAGCGCTCCAATAAACGCCTCAAAAACATCCGCCACCAAACTTGGACGCTCTCTACCACCTGATAATTCTTCTCCTTTACCCAAACGGAGATAACGTGGGAAATCAAGATTACGAGCTGCAGCAACAAGAGAAGATTCACATACAATTGTCGATCGCATCCGCGTTAACTCACCTTCAGGTGCATCAGGTAAAGCTTGAAATAAATATTGACTTACACATAATTCCAAAACAGCATCACCAAGAAACTCTAACCGTTCATTGTCCTTCATATGTTCACGTTTATGTTCATTGCGAAACGAAGAGTGTGTAAATGCAGCCTTTAATAGCGTAAGATCCGAAAAAGTTACTTCTAATTTGCTACATAGCTGAGACAGTGGCAAAGAATTCACGTTTTCTACGCCCTATTCTTGAAATTTTTTAATAATCAAAGTTGCATTATGTCCACCAAAACCAAATGAGTTAGACATCACATACTGTAGCTCTTGCTTCCGTGCTACATTCGGTACGTAATCCAAATCACATTGTGGGTCAGGATGTTCATAATTAATCGTAGGTGGCATGATCTGATCACGTAGTGCCATCACACAGGCAATTGCTTCAATGGCACCTGCTGCACCAAGTAAATGCCCAGTCATCGATTTCGTGGAACTAACTGCCAGTTTACTTGCATGTTGTTCAAAGACAGAACGAATGGCAATCGATTCTACTTCATCGCCAATGGGAGTTGAAGTACCGTGTGTATTGATATAATCAATCTGATCCGGTCGCAGGTGTGCATCCTCTAATGCTGCTTTCATAGCACGCGCAGCACCTGCACCTCCGGGTGCTGGTTGAACAAAGTGGTAAGCGTCTCCGCTCATACCATAGCCTACAATTTCAGCCAAAATCGTTGCATGTCTCGCCTTAGCAAACTCCAACTCTTCCAAAACGAGAATCCCTGCACCTTCCCCCATGACAAACCCATCTCGCTGTGCATCAAAGGGACGACTAGCACCTGCTGGATCATCATTGCGTTCAGAGAGTGCCTTAGCTGCACAAAAGCCTGCAAGTGAAAGTGGCGTAATGGTCGATTCTGCTCCACCACAAATCATTGCATCAGCTGCACCGCGTTCAATAATCTTAAAAGCGTCACCTATAGCATTCGAACCTGTAGCGCAGGCCGAAACGGGTGCGCTATTTGGGCCTTTTGCCCCGAAGCGTATGGATACCTGTCCAGACGCCATATCCCCAATCATCATTGGAATAAAAAAGGGACTCACCCGCTTTGGTCCACGTTCAAGCAATATACGATGTTGATCTTCTAATGTCTGTAACCCACCGATGCCTGAACCGATATAAACTCCGATCCGCGGTGCCAACTCTTCAGTTACTTGTAACTCTGATTGTGCCATCGCCATCGTAGATGCGGCAACAGCAAATTGGACAAATCGATCCATTTTTCTTGCGTCCCGCTTGTCTATATAATCATCAGTATCTAAGTCTTTTACAAGCGCCGCAATTTTAGTGGGATATTCAGATACATCAAAACGATCGATGATCCCTACTCCTGATTGACCAGCTAACAGAGCGTTCCAAAACTTCTCTACCCCAGTACCTACTGGCGTAATAGCACCCATACCAGTGACAACTACACGTCTCATCGTTAGCCCTCCTTATATGTGAAACCCCGCGCAAAGCACGGGGTTTCATCTTCTATGAACGATAACGCCTAAAGTTACTCACGTGATTCGATATATTTTACTACATCGCCCACTGTGGTGATCTTCTCCGCATCTTCATCAGAAATCTCTAAGTCGAACTCGTCTTCTAACTCCATGACTAACTCGACCACGTCCAAAGAATCAGCGCCTAAGTCATCCTTAAAGGAAGCCTCCATGGTCACTTGCGGTTCTTCGACCCCAAGACGATCAACCACAATGCGCTTTACGCGATCATAAACATCGGACATACTTTCACCTCCTCCCGAATTATATTACATCGCAAGTCCGCCGTCGACTTGTAATACTTGACCAGTTATGTATGCCGCATCATCAGAAGCTAAAAATCGCACTAATGCCGCGACATCATGTGGTTGACCCAAACGTTGCAAAGGAATCTGTTCAAACAACTTAGTCTGAATGTCCGGTGTTAGACCTGCCGTCATATCTGTTTCTATATAGCCTGGTGCAATGGCATTGACGGTCACTCCACGACTCGCAAGCTCCCTCGCAAGCGTTTTTGTAAGACCGATCAAACCTGCCTTTGCAGCTACATAATTGGCCTGTCCAATATTACCTGTTATACCCACCACCGACGACATATTAATCACGCGTCCATGTGGCGATCTCAGTAGTTGCCGCGAGGCTGCTTGCGTACATAGAAATGCAGACTTTAGATTCACAGAAAGAACCATGTCAAAATCTGCTTCTTTCATTCGCAAAAATAAGCCATCTTTCGTCACGCCCGCATTGTTTACTAAGATATCTAGGTGACCAAATTGTTTAACAGCCACATCGACGAGCGCCTTTGCTCCATCACTAGTCGAGACATCCGCCTGCGCTATAGCTACCTGCGCTCCTTGAGCAGTCAACCGATCTGCAAGTTCAGTAGCTTTAGCAACATTGGACGAATAAGCAATCACCACTTTAGCGTGTTCACTCACTAATTCTTCGACAACGGCTCTCCCAATTCCTCCTGATCCACCTGTAACAAGTGCTACGCGATCTTTCAAAGATTCATTCATATCGATGTCCCCTCGCTTTGCAAAGCAGTTACAGTCTCCATCAGCGAAGAAATATCTTCAACGTGCAAAAGACGTACACTTTTATCTATTTTTTTAATCAAACCAGACAAAACCGTCCCCGCACCAAGTTCTATAAAGGTCGTCGCCCCAAGTTTAATCATTTCGCGCACTGACGCTTCCCATAGTACTGGAGAAGCCACTTGCTTTTCAAGTGCTACTTGCATATGGTCAATGGTTGTCATCGGTTTTGCAGAATAATTGGCGACTATAGGACAACTCGGTACAGAGAACGATTGGCGCTGTAAATCGTCACTTAACTGATCGGCAGCAGGTTGCATGAGCGACGAGTGAAACGGACCACTTACGTCAAGTCTAATAGCACGTTTGACTTGTGCCTCTTTTGCCCGCCTGATCAATTCTTCAACTGCAACTGCGCCTCCTGAGGCAACTAGTTGGCCGGGACAATTTATATTTGCAAGTTCCACAGGCAACTCATGCGCCGCGGAAATCTCGGTGCACAGTTGCTGAATCATCTCAAAATCTCCACCTAGTAATGCAGCCATGGCACCAATCCCGGCATTGACCGCAGCATCCATGTATCTTCCACGCAAATGGACCACGCGCACCGCATCCACAAACGGAAGTGCCCCTGTGGCAACGAGTGCGCTATATTCACCTAAGCTATGACCTGCAACGACTTCAGGCGAGATG is from Sulfoacidibacillus ferrooxidans and encodes:
- the ftsY gene encoding signal recognition particle-docking protein FtsY — its product is MGFFERLKDGLSKTRQRFTERVESALFRRKIDAQVYEELEDALLAADMGVATSQYLLERIEKEARKQKLSTADQLIPVLRQLIVDILHENPTAMNMVDTGLTIVLLVGVNGVGKTTTIGKMAHYYRSQGKKVMLAAGDTFRAAAIEQLVVWGERAGVEVIRQTTGSDAAAVIYDAIAAARSRKVDILFCDTAGRLQNKTHLMAELEKIYRVITREIPDAPHEVLLVLDATTGQNAIVQAKLFKEIAHVSGIVLTKLDGTAKGGVIIAINQELGIPVKWIGIGEQKDDLQPFSADEFAKALFPNETLSSSEESMDDK
- the smc gene encoding chromosome segregation protein SMC; this translates as MFLKRLDVFGFKSFADRIELEIAPGVTAVVGPNGSGKSNISDAIRWVLGEQSARSLRGAKMEDVIFSGSQARKAVNFCEVTLTLDNRERVLPLDYAEVSVTRRVYRSGESEYLINKSPCRLRDISELFMDTGVGREAYSIIGQGRIEEILSNKSDERRGVFEEAAGIVKFKWRRREAERKLAEADQNLLRVQDILSELDGQVLALEKKAEIAKQYKQVVGEVERLHIMVLAADIHDLSQKRMAMMAEQDALQAKLMLQEQKEAESENQMSDIKAQFDDVETEYSALSSEFIDATSAMEQCEANRRVSVERQEHMIAQVESLREQRVRVIASQATLKTNVELNAHQVSVLEQQVRTLREEVRVKLDEQDGQGVIALLRSKIAESRATMIEVMRRQASDRNEQKTLSQERTKHVQKLERYDRDIVELDTLITQLQKNAEDLNSDRQALELSSKDVAMQSEALYEELLKKEQYLSQLGVTAEQLERHKVELESRHRTLQDLQRDLDGYASGPKAILRSKQRAELQGIHGVVADLVQVSKEYEIAIEIALGGSLQHVVVETESDARAAIEYLKKRQLGRATFLPLVTITGRKLAVRDVQAMSNIDGFLGVASDLVQTDIKYQAVIESLLGNVVIAKQLAQANVIAKMMQYRTRIVTIAGDVVNPGGSMTGGSIGRRGTALLGRAREIQLLEEQMQEVTVKLDSVQMNKKNAQVHVTTLRDKREKLQTELGSLVEQVRAYDLKQNMLIAECKTVESKRQALEQEREFVTDELRICETQLDALASALQVISEEGARSESELKALEDHMLQEEARVIGHHDLLTDLRVSLAEQEEALRGAIVAGDQLSLQLDALRVESERLDGEQQKMILRMGELSQVLQEQERLATEAIAARSEVSKLLESVRMIRTSLLQQIEASDHFSQAIRAESLKLRQKVHQVDVHLSKLDGELETKTESLRNDYELGFELAQQRYPLIEPLDGAKVQLADLKRQLDALGEVNILAIEEYEQVRERQLFLQTEASDLTHAREQLQALISDIDLEMSTRFMESFADIRRHFREVFASLFEGGQADVFLLDEANPLQSGIEITAEPPGKKMQTLSLLSGGERALTALALLFAILHVKPVPFCVLDEVEAALDEANVSRFADYLQSFARQTQFVVITHRRGTMEAADVLYGVTMQDSGVSKLVSVRVLEEETASA
- the rnc gene encoding ribonuclease III codes for the protein MNSLPLSQLCSKLEVTFSDLTLLKAAFTHSSFRNEHKREHMKDNERLEFLGDAVLELCVSQYLFQALPDAPEGELTRMRSTIVCESSLVAAARNLDFPRYLRLGKGEELSGGRERPSLVADVFEAFIGALFLDQGLHVVEQFMTRHFYPRIEIVGERLHRDYKTMLQEYVQKQNLGVLMYDIIAERGPAHDREFVAQVMVGGTLWGEGVGHSKKEAEQNAARKALHR
- the fabF gene encoding beta-ketoacyl-ACP synthase II: MRRVVVTGMGAITPVGTGVEKFWNALLAGQSGVGIIDRFDVSEYPTKIAALVKDLDTDDYIDKRDARKMDRFVQFAVAASTMAMAQSELQVTEELAPRIGVYIGSGIGGLQTLEDQHRILLERGPKRVSPFFIPMMIGDMASGQVSIRFGAKGPNSAPVSACATGSNAIGDAFKIIERGAADAMICGGAESTITPLSLAGFCAAKALSERNDDPAGASRPFDAQRDGFVMGEGAGILVLEELEFAKARHATILAEIVGYGMSGDAYHFVQPAPGGAGAARAMKAALEDAHLRPDQIDYINTHGTSTPIGDEVESIAIRSVFEQHASKLAVSSTKSMTGHLLGAAGAIEAIACVMALRDQIMPPTINYEHPDPQCDLDYVPNVARKQELQYVMSNSFGFGGHNATLIIKKFQE
- a CDS encoding acyl carrier protein, whose translation is MSDVYDRVKRIVVDRLGVEEPQVTMEASFKDDLGADSLDVVELVMELEDEFDLEISDEDAEKITTVGDVVKYIESRE
- the fabG gene encoding 3-oxoacyl-[acyl-carrier-protein] reductase, translating into MNESLKDRVALVTGGSGGIGRAVVEELVSEHAKVVIAYSSNVAKATELADRLTAQGAQVAIAQADVSTSDGAKALVDVAVKQFGHLDILVNNAGVTKDGLFLRMKEADFDMVLSVNLKSAFLCTQAASRQLLRSPHGRVINMSSVVGITGNIGQANYVAAKAGLIGLTKTLARELASRGVTVNAIAPGYIETDMTAGLTPDIQTKLFEQIPLQRLGQPHDVAALVRFLASDDAAYITGQVLQVDGGLAM
- the fabD gene encoding ACP S-malonyltransferase → MGVAFVFPGQGAQYVGMGKELMEHSSEAKDIITQADEALGFSLSKVMFEGPDSDLRLTYYTQPALLTVSIACLRALQAQVDISPEVVAGHSLGEYSALVATGALPFVDAVRVVHLRGRYMDAAVNAGIGAMAALLGGDFEMIQQLCTEISAAHELPVELANINCPGQLVASGGAVAVEELIRRAKEAQVKRAIRLDVSGPFHSSLMQPAADQLSDDLQRQSFSVPSCPIVANYSAKPMTTIDHMQVALEKQVASPVLWEASVREMIKLGATTFIELGAGTVLSGLIKKIDKSVRLLHVEDISSLMETVTALQSEGTSI